Part of the Engraulis encrasicolus isolate BLACKSEA-1 chromosome 23, IST_EnEncr_1.0, whole genome shotgun sequence genome is shown below.
cctaggtctgcctaaagggggattccccccccccttccccttgcaataatagaacccggaaacaatgggccaatggaacctctctcactctactctctctggtagcatgcatgggtgcatggcacagcacaacacctgTTTCCCACACAAGGATCGgagacattacagtttttctcgattgcctacacacaattttcggaatcggtcttcgaattctcaaaactctacacacaaatctccaaacctcacatacaacgggccaaactcttcactacctctgaaaaatgcacgtcttgtctcaaaacaatgtactctcttctaaaaacctcattttgtcgtcaaatgacacacacagacagtcactacaatacacatttgcagacccattaaaacactgttgggcacagggtaaaactaatttctcccagtaacttgtgttttttttgttctggattgcatggatactgtgacataagttggaaaaacttcattcccacaacacacaaacagaaacagaaagatttgtatgtctttttcacaaaaacaacacaaagataaaccccactgcctatttggcagtacaaaaaaccattacattactgtatagcctattacagtactatgaaaaaaaactctatactcaacttgaaacacagtagaaacttattttcttcagtgttctacttactgtATTAcgtaaagagggtatttttctgtagtaaaatactgaaatattgtttttagactcggagtatacagacgtgtatatattttacatatttttctgacatttcagTATTGCACTAATTtatgtaaaatattgggtaaccacatgaaagttatgtcttgtataacatatttttgagttcaaaaactaaacaaatgggttttctccttgtatccactcatttttcatcaatatgacatgcaatgtgtgtccttatggggtgatgatttcagattgtaaaccggtatgaagagagtttgcccatgtgatgaggaagtgaacatagtatggcagttgattgtagtgttgtgaatgacagtgtgttccatgagaaacccagtgtttttctttatgaaaattgagtgtaatccagagaattgtgtgtaatggtgtgaaaagagtgtgttttaaaactggaatttgagtgttaaagggacagtttggtcaatttcaacatgcagttgtaatgctcacactaccctggacttgtcagtgcctgagatttttttttcttcttcttcagccgtttccgagatcctggtcattgtaatgggggcagctctttgtttacatttcaaaaaaacattttttatttattcccaaaaacatccaaaaggttataaaacatcagcagacaactagcaaacagcagtaccttttgggaaaatatttggagttggcctatgtttcattttttaaaaatgtaaacaaatgctgcccccactagaattgctcatatctcggaaagggctgagccgaaaaatgtggcatcaccaggtactgacaagtcaagggtagcgtgagcaatacaactgcatgttgaaattgaccaaactgtccctttaagtaggaattgtgtttagtgttcagtgacattggttaggggagttgggaaatgggtgagatgttccgagaattgtgtgtgaagtaccagaacttgtgtggaggcaatcgagaaaaactgtaacgatTTTGTTGTTGACATTGGACAAAATGCCTTTAGGGACGTGTTCATGgatatgttttgcctactgcTGTGAAGTCCCGTTTtgtgtgtgcaaagattagttgCGCAATAACTTAGACTGTGCACAAGGAAGTAACGTGCACTTCTGGAGGCGAAAATATGTGTTTGATTGGTTGATACAATTgcagggggaggtggcagagcaggagagacatGTCTAGTAGCCTACGCCAATTTCATATTGGTCCCCGTGAAAAAGCACAAGATTCTGAAACGGTGCATCATTCATAACAGCCTAAATCCATTCCATGTTGATTTTGGCCGATACCGGCCTTGGTTTAGCTTACAATAGCTCGGCAATGAAAGCACCTATAGACAAGCGGTTTTCACGCACTAAGAGGtgaaagtctcacctttcaaacgagccataacatgtttcagtggccctatcacacaaTACAAATaacacctaaaaatggtttagaaggctgggagtctacgacatgattctgaaaacacagctggtagtcaatgtgttaagaccAGAAATGGAAGGAGAGatagggggtgggggagaggagagaagagaagagaagagaagagaagagaagagaagagaagagaagagaagagaagagaagagaagagcggagaagagaagagaagagaagagaagagaagagaagggaggagaggagaggagagaagggagaagagaagagaagagaagagaagagaagagaagagaagagaagaggagaggaggggaggaagggagaagagaagagaagagaagagaagagaagagaagagaagagaagagaagagaagagaagggaagggaaaagagaagagaagagaagagaagagaagagaagagaagagaagagaagagaagagaagagaagggagaagagaagagaagagaagagaagagaagagaagagaagagaagagaagagaagagaagagaagagaagagaagagaagagaagagaagagaagagaagggaaaagagaagagaagagaagagaagagaagagaagagaagagaagagaagagaagagaagagaagagaagagaagagaagggaaaagagaagagaagagaagagaagagacctgATGCCGAGGAGCTGGCCAGTGAATTTTCCAATGCAGATGAAGTTTGTCATGGTGAAGGCCACCATCCCTCGCAGCCTCTTGGGGGCGCTCTCGGACAGGTACAGGCCGTGCACCAGCATGGCTGCCCCTTTATggaacacatacagacagatacagtGAGGGTATATaatatgttttcggtcacattttttgtctgtctgtctgtctgtctgtctgtctgtgtttgtttgtttggttgtcagcaggataactgaacAAGTTGTGAATAGATTTTGGAacggagttgttggaaatgacaatggagattcttcaccattgaggTATAGGACCAATTTTCACATTCCagcttctaactccacaaaaaaattgggtgtaacattgtcaaatgctccatcaaacaacttccttttcagaggtctgcactctctgagagcatttctagttaaCCTTGTTATTAAtcttgaaaaataaaacaaatgaagaGAAAACACACCAAGTGGTGTGTGCCTCAGTAGCTAACCTGCGTTGATGCCATAGATAAACCTAGCCGCCATGATCATCTCGAAGGACACGGCCGTCTTGCTCAGCACCATCATCACGGCCGCCGCGATCGCCAGCAGGTTGTTCAGCAGCAGGCATTTCTTCCTGGTCAGATGCATGATGGGAGAGGTAAAGCAGACCGTGAGCCAAAGTCAACATTCAGCAGCGGAATACTGTTGCCTGGTGAGGTGGGAATGTTGTGACAACGGATATTCCGGAATATTGGGGCATGTGGAGATGCATGTGGAGATCAGTAAGTAAGAATCTAGAGCCTGTATGCCCTTTACTTGggacgttaaagggacactgtgcagaaaatggtcaaaaaaggtactgcaactatgctgcttattgaaattgatctttacatggacgTTTACTAAGTcatacacaaatattttctagtatggtccaattgcagtcatttttgcagctaaaaatggctatttttggaaattcaaaatggcggactatggagaagatcccccttttcatgtatgaaaagtgcaatttttccagtcataatgaatacttagaatttgatggtggtggtaagtattcatgaaaaaggtaacattagtgaatgggcagcatgaattctggaaataaacaactaaaaatctcacacagtgtccctttaaattattcACTTTGAGAAGTgcaaggagaattcctgccaattccGACATTcagttgtattgctcaagctacAGTTGCATTACACAAGCTTCTGAGTTGtcagtacatatacagtacagtatagtacataattatatatatatatatacaggtgtGTACAAGTATACTGCCGTACGGAGGCAaactgcagtaactacacattttgtcaaaattgagttaataCTAAAAATGGTCTTTaaaacacctcctttatcttgtgacaaagccttaaaggggcactgtgtgagattttcagttgttcatttctggaattcatgctgcccactcactaatgttacctttttcatgaatacttaccaccaccatcaaattctaagtattcattatgactggaaaaattgcacttttcatacatgaaaagggggatcttctccatggttcgccattttgaatttcctaaaatagccatttttagctgcaaaaatgactgtaattggaccatactagaaaatatttgtttattacttagtaaacgttcatgtaaagatcaaatttggcaatacggAGCCtaatttcaattagcagcatagttgcagtaccttttttgaccatttcctgcacagtgtccctttaatggtacAAATGTGCCCCGTTTTAGAgacattgctatgtcaaatttgaagGAACTACAATtcccaacctaataccaaggcgtTTGAAAGCCTTTTTCTCAGTTCCAATGTCAGCATAGTTActgaactttgcctttgtagaacagtataggctacacaggtactgtatgtatacGTAAGTACAGTATGCATTTACGTAGACCTACGTAGGTGAGTTTAGTTGCCTGCCATACATGTCCACCCATCTCCCAGTACTGTGTACAGTGCACCCATCAGCCCTTAGTGGTTGTGTTCATCgtcatacagcacagtacatttttatatgaagagttcagatgcaaaaccccctaactccatttctgaagacctgcacttctatatttttagagaaccccgttgttggtttggtttacatttatttacttgataatacatataaatagctatattacataaataaaatttaaaaaatatgaaattttgatagctttgtattaaataaaaatgaattaagattattttctgaaaaggcacttagggggttttgcatctgaactctttataTATAGTATTTATAGGTGTATTACCTGCCATATTTGTCCACCAGCCGCCTAGTGCTGTGAACACCAATCAGCCCTCCAATAGAGAATATTGACACCACAAAGGACCAGATGATTGACAGTTGCCATGACGGCAGGTTGAGGCCGTACCGCTCCGTACAGGTGACGTTAATCAGCTCCCTGATGTACTGAACACAGGTGAACACATTGCATaacatacattacacttagctgacgcttttatacatgtttttttttgtttgtttatgaacACGGCgttttgaggaggggcaagacattggcagccaaccacatgagctaattttttgaccaacagcagtttccaacaatcagtagGGGTCAATGGACATATCACATGGCCTAGGCTACTATCAATGGCCTGtttatgggtggttgacatgacgccctgtttttacgtaacattagttaaaaacctacaaaattgatatttttcctcttgaaaacaaatgtaaatgaaagaagatgtggtacatcatgtttcatattagtcttagatgagaagaaacatttttgttcagattcatggaaaggtttatatgtcaaatgtcctgtggtgtgactgtaacattaatacaacctggaatatatacagctataaaataaaccaacaacattttgaatcatttataaagcatttggcatgattgcataaatattaaccttataggCTAttcaaaaatatgaatgtgaaaaaagtcaatacagtaataataactacaagttcaatttcgtaacacaaattgcgtcctgcggggtgacatgtaagtcaggtttgtggacaggcagctgcaaggccaactacaagggtcttaaagacaggctcctaaccagttatacctcagttattggagagtggtgtggaagtttaaggtgactattaacctcttaatatgtctacatattccattgtttctgtcacacaatgcttaggttcatttatggtgtcccatggtgtgactgctcttatggaaggaaaaaaagtttttttatgagtgaaaacacatattaaggttaaacacaatatcattatctagttagcatgagctcggaggtcagtcacgaatacaaaaggattaaaatggccacaatgcagtgaatttcctgtggtgtgactacatgtcctgtggtgtgacatgcttagacattgtgttactcaatccttacttatttttcatgcatca
Proteins encoded:
- the LOC134440024 gene encoding solute carrier family 2, facilitated glucose transporter member 11-like, giving the protein MASALTQLLRCPLLTAAIFITGIGGTFQFGFQISVLNSPSTYIRELINVTCTERYGLNLPSWQLSIIWSFVVSIFSIGGLIGVHSTRRLVDKYGR